GTTTTCTTTTGCCCAATTTAATCGCTGTAAAATTTGGTGAGCTACTCTATAGGGATCGAGTTCACCCCGTTGGGTTTGTCCATCAGCAACACTTAAAAAATCATCACCTCTGACCCATTCTGCGGACATATAGCAGCTGAGAGTAGTATCACTATAGTGACAATCTAAACCTTTGCTGTTGATTAATCTAGTATTTTCAACATCACATTCCCAGTCACTGTTACAGAGAACATCAGGATAGACATCACGAATGAGAGCGATCGCCTGTTTACCCCATTCTATGAGTATCTTTACTGGTACAGCTTTTCCCAAGTCCGGGTAGGATGGCTTGGAGTTAGTCACCAATTCTACAGGTTCCGGTTGATTAAGTTGACTGAGGGCTAATGCCCGTTCTACCATCCCTTGCGGATCTACAGAACCGTAAGCCACAGTTAGTCCAGGACGGCCGTTTCGCCATAGTCGCAATGCTGTACCTTCAGATTGACTGGTTTCTAGTTGTTTCAGGCGGTTGGCCTCAAAAAACACAGGACGAGAAAGCGATCGCGACTGATACACTTCCGCAGCCTCTGCGCCAGATTTTAAGGCAAGTTCTAGCAGCTGTTCCGCTAGTGTATCTTGTGACAAATTTGCAGAACCCATTTTCCTTGATCAATTGTGGATTTTGGATTGTAAAGCCTAGATAGACCTAGCCATTATCCCATCAGCGTGGATCAACAGTTGTAATTTTCGTGGTAATTGGTAATTGGTAATTGGTAATTGGGAAAAATCATCTCCCTGCCCCCTGCACCCTGCACCCTGCCCCCTGCACCCTGTTCCCTGTTCCCTGTTCCCTCTTCTTACAGATTCACCTCTTGTAACAGCCAAAAACCTGCAAAAGATTGAGCTTGGGGATCGGACTGCACACCAACAAAATGCACACCATTAGCTTGTTGCTTTGCTTGTTCAAAACCTTGAGCTTCTTTGAGAAGTTGGGGTGTTCTGATATTTGCCACAACCCAGCTTTCCGTTGCACCGGTTTCTAAAATCAGTCTGTCTCCTTGCTTAGTGTCAAAGTGCAAATAAGCCATTTCCAAACCAGACATCCACCCAGCAATGGGTAAAGCTCTAGGTGAGAAAATCAAAATCCCCGGAATGCGAGATTCTGGCGATAATTGGGCTAAATCGAGGGGGAAAGCTTCACCAAACCCTATTTCCCAATCTGGCATATCCGCAAAATCCCCTGCTTCTAAACTCACAAATGCCCATTGCTTGCCTTCCAAAGCATCTGGTAAACGTTGGGGTAAAGGTCTATCTAACCGCACTGAAGGATTAGCCCCCCCTTGATATCCTGATTCTTGGGGATACACTTCCTCCATCCGCTGGTGTAGCCATTGGTTGAGAACTAAAGTGCGCCGACTAGGTAAAGCAGGAATACCCACATCCTGACAGGCTTTAGTAATCATATTATTCATTTGGCGACGGAAAAAGCGTATTTTGATGGGTGCTTCCCCAGCTTTATTGATAGCTTCCTGTAATGCTGTCCGCAACCAACCCGAATTTACCTGATTACTAGGGCAATATTGAGCATAGCGAAACAAGGAATCTGTTTTAGTGCGGACATCCACAGGACTTTCACACACTAAGATTTCCCAAACTTTTTTTTGATTTGCGTCCAAAATCGGACGAGAGTAAAAATCGAGTTCCCAAATACTGCCCATGTTATGCGGTGAAATCTGGCGAGTTTATCTTTTGTTATGTTTCCACTCTACCAATCTACAGGAGTATTAACCGTGGCAATTTTAGATTTTGGATTTTGGATTTTGGGTTGGGAATATGATCCATCACTCGTTACTCATTACCACCTCTAACTGTCCCACTTCAGCAGGTAAATGTTTTTCCATCCAACTACTTAAATCAGTTAGCACCTCACAATAATTAATATCACAATGTAAATCGTGATAGGCTCCTGGATATTCAATGCGTAGCTTATCTGAGTAAGTCACACGCTGGTAAAAAAGTTCGCTGCCTCCAGGTAAAACCACCCTGTCAGCACCACCATGCAAAATCAACAGCGGTACTTTCCATTCATGAGCATGGGCATTAATCCACGCTAGTGTAGTAAAGAACTCTGTAGAAAAACGGGCTGTGGCGCGGGTATGGCGTAAAGAATCTTTGGCGTAGGTGGCTACAATTTGCGGATCTCGTGAACCAGCATCTGCGTCAAGTCCGGTATTTAAGGAAAAACGAGGCCACACCCGCGAAAGCATCTTTCCTAATAGCACGCGCACAGGTGATACTCCCACTTCTCCAATACTGGGTGCAACAGAAATTACTCCTTGTAATGCAGATGTATCTTCTGGATAACGCAAAACATATTCTAAGACAATCATTCCGCCCATGCTATGACCAAAAAGGAAAATTGGGCATCCTGGTTGCTGTTTTTGAATCATTTGTAAGAAGTTTCGCACATCATCACGAAACTCAGCCCAAGTATTGATGTAACCTCTTTGACCGGGTGACTGTCCATGACCACGCAAATCTAAGCCATAAACAGCATATTGCTGAGGTAACAAATGCTCGATTATATTCTTGTAAAGTCCGCTGTGTCCTCCAAGTCCATGTACCAAAACTAATATCGCTTTGATTTTACCCCTTGGATTCCAGCTTTGATAATACAGGTCAAGTCCCCCAACACCTTTAAACGTGCCTACGCTGTGGTAAATTTTCATGGTTAATTTTTTACCTACTTTCCCAGCAAGCTATTAGCCTATCAACGTACATTGTAGGGAAAATTGCTTCTAACTGTGGGAGGAATTACAGAAATTTAGGTGACAGGTAACAGGTGACAGGTGACAGGTGACAGGTGACAGGAAATTCAAAATTCTTTCCTCCTTAACTCCTGACTCCTTGAACTCCTTATTTTGTTGTTAAAGCACGAAATGGAAAATACTAACGGATCAGAAAATTTACCACCTGTGACGGAGGCGGCTATTAAGCGGGTATGGGAAGGTGTGGGGGCGGCGAGCGATCGCACTATTCGTCATACTATAGAAACTACTCTCAATGGGCTATCGGCTATTGATCAGGAACATTGGGAACCGCGAGTTAATGCTAATATCAGACGTTGTGTGTTGCGATCGCTCATTCATTCTCTATTCCGTGTCAAAGTTGAAAACATTGAAAATATCCCACCCACACCAGCAATCTTAGCTGCTAACCATCTTCACCACATCGACCCCTTAGTTTTACTCGCAGAAATACCTACTCAGCCCCATTATTATATTCTCGGTGATGCCCGCACTCTCTATAACAAATGGTGGAAACGCCTGATTTTAGGTTTTGCAGGTGGTGTCATCCCTTTAGAACGCATTTGGGGAGAAGAACAGGCTGTTATTGCTGCTGCTAAAGCCGGACGAGATGATTTACAGGAACTTGCTCAAGTTATTAAAGATACCGTTAATCCTGGTGGAGATATCCACACAATCCGCCGCATAGACCGCATTGTTGCGGCAATTTTAGCCAGTGGGGATGGGTTGATGATTTTTCCCGAAGGTAGACTGGGAACTGCTGAGGGTCATTTACATCCCCTGAAACGCGGAACTGTAATTTATGCGTTGCGGGCTGGAGTACCAATTGTCCCCATAGCATTAATTGGTACTCATGACTTATTTTTGAGGAAAGAGTTAACAATTCGGGTGGGTGAACCTTTATATTTTTCTGCAACTACTAGGCCAAAGCGTCCAGAAATAGATACAGCTGCGGAAGCATTACAAGAAGCGATACAGGCTTTGTTGCCTAGAGATTATCAAGAACCACAAGGGATAAAGTTGTTACAGCATTTCCTGAATCGGATGCTGTGGTGATTTGCTTGTAGGACTTATGGCAGTGTCAGATCAAACATCTCTTGTAGGGTGTATCAGACTGCATAAATCCTGTTATTAAACAGATTTGTGACATCTAATGCACCCTACTAACTATGCCAGTTGCATAAGTCCTGGACTATTTAAATTCAATCTCACTCTTGTTTGTAGAGTTGCCTCACAGGCTCTTGAACCCTCCAATCCCTCAATGAATTAGGGGGCAAAAGAAAAAGTGAAACCCACATTTTGAACTAAAAATATGGATTATTAAAAAGTAGAGTTTGAGAGTAAAAACTTGGATTACTTGGGAATAGTAGCGTAATAATTGATGAAACAGTAATTGTAGAAAAAATCAATTATTATATATTCTTAATGGAGAATGGGAAAAAATCAATACAGGAGACTTAATCAAAGCAATCATGCTCAATGCAATAGACATCTCCGGTAATTAAATGTGCGTGGTTTGAAACCCTTGTAGAGACGTTCCGCCGGAACGTCTCTACCATATTTCCGGAGAGGTCTAATACTTGTCGGTTAAGCTCAAGACAATGAAATTATGTAGGTTGGGTTGTGGAACGTGAACGTTCGCGGAGCAATGGAACTTATCCCTTCGGAACACTACGTGTTCGCAAAGTGTGCTGTAAGCATACACGCAGTGTGCCGAAGGCATAACCCAACATTTACAAGGGTTTGTTGGGTTTCACTTTGTTCAACCCAACCTACTAAAATCCTTAACCGAACAGTATTGATGCTCAATGGACTCGTTTTTGTCTCAAAACCATTATATTGATTTTATGAAAATTAGATCAAGAAATGCTCCATCTATACCTTAAGACTAATATATCTTCCGAATTTTTAGTCAACATTAACCGTAAGATAGTTTTATTTTCCATCCCCAAACATCTATAAAAGAAAATAATTGTTTCTATAAATTAGAATTTCCACACAAAAATGCGACTAAATTAGTAGTCAGCAAAACTAAATTTTTCAGTCTTGTTCCTAAAGACTAGTCCTGTCATCAAAGTATCGCATTTATCCAACAGTATCCCAGAAAAATATGCCTAGTCTATCAGGAAAACACATTTCTTACTGGATTGATTCAACACCCACAGCGAATTTTCCACCACTTAGCAATAATCTAACGGTAGATGTTGCAATTGTCGGCGCTGGTATTGCGGGAATCACTGCTGCTACATTACTGAAACGTGCAGGTAAAACTGTAGCAATAATTGAATCGCGACAAATATCTACTGGTGTCAGCGGTCATACTACAGCCAAAATTACCTCGCTTCATCAATTGATTTATGCAGATTTAATTAAAAATCATTGTGAAGAAAAAGCACATATATATGCAAAGTCCAACCAAGCAGCACTAGAATTTGTTGCTAAAACGGTTAGAGAAGAACAAATTGACTGTGACTTTAGTCGTCAAAGTGCCTATACTTTCGCTGAAACCGAAGAGAATCTCAAAGACATTGAAAAAGAAGTAGAAGCAGCACTAAAAATAGGATTACCTGCCACATTTGTGCGTGAAACTTCC
The genomic region above belongs to Anabaena sphaerica FACHB-251 and contains:
- a CDS encoding lysophospholipid acyltransferase family protein translates to MENTNGSENLPPVTEAAIKRVWEGVGAASDRTIRHTIETTLNGLSAIDQEHWEPRVNANIRRCVLRSLIHSLFRVKVENIENIPPTPAILAANHLHHIDPLVLLAEIPTQPHYYILGDARTLYNKWWKRLILGFAGGVIPLERIWGEEQAVIAAAKAGRDDLQELAQVIKDTVNPGGDIHTIRRIDRIVAAILASGDGLMIFPEGRLGTAEGHLHPLKRGTVIYALRAGVPIVPIALIGTHDLFLRKELTIRVGEPLYFSATTRPKRPEIDTAAEALQEAIQALLPRDYQEPQGIKLLQHFLNRMLW
- a CDS encoding Tab2/Atab2 family RNA-binding protein, whose translation is MGSIWELDFYSRPILDANQKKVWEILVCESPVDVRTKTDSLFRYAQYCPSNQVNSGWLRTALQEAINKAGEAPIKIRFFRRQMNNMITKACQDVGIPALPSRRTLVLNQWLHQRMEEVYPQESGYQGGANPSVRLDRPLPQRLPDALEGKQWAFVSLEAGDFADMPDWEIGFGEAFPLDLAQLSPESRIPGILIFSPRALPIAGWMSGLEMAYLHFDTKQGDRLILETGATESWVVANIRTPQLLKEAQGFEQAKQQANGVHFVGVQSDPQAQSFAGFWLLQEVNL
- a CDS encoding alpha/beta hydrolase; the protein is MKIYHSVGTFKGVGGLDLYYQSWNPRGKIKAILVLVHGLGGHSGLYKNIIEHLLPQQYAVYGLDLRGHGQSPGQRGYINTWAEFRDDVRNFLQMIQKQQPGCPIFLFGHSMGGMIVLEYVLRYPEDTSALQGVISVAPSIGEVGVSPVRVLLGKMLSRVWPRFSLNTGLDADAGSRDPQIVATYAKDSLRHTRATARFSTEFFTTLAWINAHAHEWKVPLLILHGGADRVVLPGGSELFYQRVTYSDKLRIEYPGAYHDLHCDINYCEVLTDLSSWMEKHLPAEVGQLEVVMSNE